A single Hippocampus zosterae strain Florida chromosome 1, ASM2543408v3, whole genome shotgun sequence DNA region contains:
- the rapgef2b gene encoding rap guanine nucleotide exchange factor 2 isoform X6, whose product MKPLAAVDTNGVPSQQDKSPLPADFSRLHLADGLHPQVTHVSSSHSGCSITSDSGSSSLSDIYQATENEPGDMDLSGLPETAVDSEEDDDEEDIERASDPLMSRDIVRDCLEKDPMDRTDDDIEQLLEFMHQLPAFANMTMSVRRELCAVMVFAVVERAGTIVLNDGEELDSWSVILNGSVEVTYPEGRTEILCMGNSFGVSPTMEKEYMKGAMKTKVDDCQFVCIAQQDYCCILNQVEKNMQKVEEEGEIVMVKEHRELDRTGTRKGHIVIKGTSERLTMHLVEEHSVVDPTYIEDFLLTYRTFLSSPMVVGKKLLEWFHDPSLRDKVTRVVLLWVNNHFNDFEGDAAMTHFLEEFENNLEREKMCGHLRLLNIACAAKAKPRVVTLTKASREADLAFSLLGGQDKGFRVFIDTVEAGSKAAEAGLKRGDQILEVNGQNFENVQLSKANEILKNNTHLSITVKTNLLVFKELLTRPEQELHSDVDGEDEHDRKNGAPHLPKIGDIKKASRYSIPDLAVDVEQVMGLEKASKKVKSNSVGGRNKLKKIFDKTLTSILPPKHPYNDVCVGQSQDDSIVGMKQSKQIPPALPVSSNLSSSNPDLLQSHHRILDFNNQPDMSDQVLRVFKADQQSRYIMIGKDTTAKEVVTQAIREFALTAAPEAYSLCEVSVTPEGVIKQRRLPDQLSKLADRIQLSGRYYLKSNMETETLCSDEEAQDLLREGQISLLQLSTVEVATQLSMRAFQLFCAIEPTEYIDDLFKLRPRLCAATSLKRFEEAINHETFWVATEVTREPNQLKRMKTVKHFIKIALHCRECKNFNSMFAIISGLNLAPVSRLRGTWEKLPSKYEKLFGDLQDLFDPSRNMAKYRNVLNSQNLQPPIIPLFPVIKKDLTFLHEGNDSKVDGLVNFEKLRMIAKEIRHVGRMASVNMDPNLMFRTRKKKWRSLGSLSQGSANAAVLDVNQTGGHKKRVRRSSFLNAKKLYEDAQMARKVKQYLSNLSLETNEESLQTLSLQCESSVSTLPKNSGVRRADTSPVVSRAASQQRGQLAKGSQALQVPAVALYPSRKKVPVKDLPPFGTSSPQSLKKILSLSEEASERHRRHPDDSTVSNASSQLPSPPGSPQSSPKKGYNRMGDSYSYSDCSQSEMSSRSSLLSNLSFEDERRLRHSGGVAESHVGGARLERRAATDPDQYSLGSYTSMQDCRGIYAGCPTVLSSPSSEELTQDQGDRVSLDAADSGRGSWTSCSSGSHDNIQTMQQGRSWETLAFGGGLPPAGGPEALLWATQARGSWASVGSSSSSSAAYWGEDSEGDTGTIKRRGGKDVNADPETSSITSTGSEDAKQMGRPSPSPITAACKGLLSRKEGRYREPPPTPPGYTALTISELADGQTPSPPGLNSTMSVTTTPSSRRPPDYTTALQRSRMVTQSPDSEAHQTTSKQRGNGLRRGRNDEEDDEAPAEEEDEEEGESPKLVALRKPRAQRTPRPPWP is encoded by the exons ctGCCCGCAGACTTCAGCCGACTTCACCTGGCCGACGGCTTACACCCACAGGTGACGCACGTGTCCTCCAGTCACTCGGGGTGTAGTATCACCAGCGACTCCGGAAGCAGCAGCTTGTCCGATATTTATCAG GCCACCGAGAACGAACCAGGCGACATGGACCTGAGCGGCCTGCCTGAGACGGCTGTCGACTCTgaagaggacgacgacgaggaggacaTCGAGCGAGCGTCGGACCCCCTCATGAGCCGGGACATTGTTCGAGACTGCCTGGAGAAGGACCCCATGGACAGGACGGACGATGACATAG AACAATTACTGGAGTTCATGCATCAGCTGCCAGCCTTTGCCAACATGACCATGTCGGTACGGCGTGAACTGTGCGCTGTCATGGTCTTTGCCGTGGTTGAGCGCGCCGGTACCATTGTTCTCAACGACGGCGAGGAG CTCGATTCTTGGTCAGTGATCTTGAACGGCTCGGTGGAGGTGACATACCCCGAGGGGCGCACGGAGATCCTGTGCATGGGCAACAGTTTCGGGGTGTCGCCCACTATGGAGAAGGAGTACATGAAGGGGGCCATGAAGACCAAAGTGGACGACTGCCAG TTTGTGTGCATAGCCCAGCAGGACTACTGCTGCATTCTGAACCAGGTGGAGAAGAACATGCAgaaggtggaggaggaaggTGAGATCGTCATGGTCAAGGAACACCGAGAACTGGATCGAACTGGCACCAGGAAAGGACACATTGTCATCAAG GGAACTTCGGAGCGACTGACCATGCACCTGGTAGAGGAGCACTCAGTGGTGGACCCCACCTATATCGAAGACTTCCTTTTGACGTACAGGACCTTCCTGTCCAGCCCCATGGTGGTCGGCAAGAAGCTGCTGGAGTGGTTCCATGACCCCAGTCTCAGGGATAAG GTGACACGGGTGGTCTTGCTGTGGGTGAACAACCACTTCAATGACTTCGAGGGTGACGCCGCCATGACTCACTTTCTGGAGGAGTTTGAAAACAACCTGGAGAGAGaa AAAATGTGCGGCCACCTGCGGCTATTGAACATCGCGTGTGCTGCCAAAGCTAAGCCCCGCGTGGTGACGCTGACGAAAGCATCCAGAGAGGCTGACCTCGCCTTCAGCCTGCTGGGAGGACAAGACAAAGGCTTCAGAGTCTTCATCGACACTGTGGAGGCTGGGAGCAAGGCGGCAGAGGCAGGGCTCAAGAGAGGGGATCAG ATCTTGGAGGTGAATGGACAGAACTTTGAGAATGTCCAACTCAGTAAAGCCAATGAGATACTGAAGAACAACACACACTTGTCCATAACTGTGAAAACCAACCTTTTAG TCTTTAAAGAGCTGCTAACCAGGCCCGAGCAGGAGCTCCACAGCGACGTCGACGGTGAAGACGAGCATGACCGGAAGAATGGCGCGCCACACCTGCCCAAGATCGGCGACATCAAAAAAGCCAGCCGCTACTCCATACCTGACTTGGCGGTGGATGTGGAGCAAGTGATGGGCCTGGAGAAGGCTAGCAAGAAGGTCAAGAGCAACTCTGTGGGCGGACGCAATAAGCtcaagaaaatatttgacaaGACGCTTACCAGCATCCTGCCTCCCAAACACCCTTACAA CGATGTGTGCGTGGGCCAATCGCAGGATGACAGCATTGTGGGCATGAAGCAGTCCAAGCAGATCCCACCGGCGCTGCCCGTCAGCAGCAACTTATCCTCGTCCAACCCCGACCTGCTTCAGTCCCACCACCGCATCCTCGACTTCAACAACCAGCCTG ATATGTCCGACCAGGTGCTGCGGGTTTTTAAGGCAGACCAGCAGTCGCGTTACATTATGATCGGCAAGGACACCACGGCCAAGGAGGTGGTGACCCAGGCCATCCGAGAGTTTGCTCTGACGGCCGCACCCGAGGCCTACTCGCTGTGCGAGGTGTCGGTCACACCTGAGGGTGTCATTAAGCAGAGGCGGCTGCCTGACCAGCTCTCCAAGCTGGCGGACAGGATACAGCTGAGCGGCAG GTACTACCTGAAAAGCAACATGGAGACGGAGACACTGTGCTCGGACGAGGAGGCCCAGGACCTCCTACGCGAGGGCCAGATTTCTCTGCTGCAGCTCAGCACAGTGGAGGTGGCCACACAGCTGTCCATGCGCGCCTTCCAACTCTTCTGCGCCATCGAGCCCACCGAGTACATCGACGACCTGTTCAAGTTGCGCCCCAGGTTATGCGCCGCCACCAGCCTCAAGCGATTCGAGGAGGCCATTAACCACGAGACCTTCTGGGTGGCCACCGAGGTCACACGGGAGCCCAACCAGCTCAAGCGCATGAAGACCGTCAAGCACTTCATCAAGATTGCACTGCACTGCCGCGAGTGCAAGAATTTCAACTCCATGTTTGCCATCATCAG CGGTTTGAACTTAGCTCCTGTCTCTCGCCTTCGAGGAACTTGGGAGAAGCTGCCCAGCAAGTATGAGAAGCTCTTTGGCGACCTGCAGGATTTGTTCGACCCCTCCAGGAACATGGCCAAGTACCGAAACGTCCTCAACAGCCAGAACTTGCAACCGCCAATCATCCCGCTCTTCCCCGTCATCAAGAAGGACCTCACCTTCCTCCATGAAG GTAATGACTCCAAAGTTGACGGCCTGGTGAACTTCGAGAAGCTGCGAATGATCGCCAAAGAGATCCGCCATGTGGGCCGCATGGCCTCGGTCAACATGGACCCCAACCTCATGTTCAGGACAAG GAAGAAGAAGTGGAGAAGTTTAGG CTCCCTCAGTCAAGGCAGTGCCAATGCGGCCGTGCTGGACGTGAACCAGACGGGCGGCCACAAGAAGCGCGTGCGGCGCAGCTCCTTCCTCAATGCCAAGAAGCTGTACGAGGATGCCCAGATGGCACGCAAGGTCAAGCAGTATCTGAGCAACCTCAGCCTGGAGACCAACGAGGAGAGCCTGCAGACGCTCTCGCTCCAGTGCGAGTCCTCCGTCAGTACGC TGCCCAAGAACTCGGGGGTCCGTCGCGCAGACACGTCCCCCGTGGTGTCCAGAGCAGCCAGCCAGCAGAGGGGACAGCTGGCCAAAGGCTCCCAGGCCCTGCAGGTGCCCGCCGTGGCCCTGTACCCGTCACGGAAGAAGGTGCCCGTCAAGGACCTGCCTCCCTTTG GCACCAGCTCCCCGCAGTCTCTGAAGAAGATCCTATCTCTGTCGGAAGAGGCCAGCGAGCGTCATCGCAGGCATCCTGACGATTCCACGGTGTCCAACGCTTCGTCTCAGCTCCCCTCGCCGCCTGGCTCCCCGCAGAGCTCCCCCAAGAAAG GTTACAACCGTATGGGCGACTCATACTCATACTCGGACTGCAGTCAGAGTGAAATGTCGTCTCGCTCCAGCCTTCTCAGTAACTTGTCCTTTGAGGACGAGCGGCGGTTGAGGCATTCGGGGGGCGTCGCCGAGTCCCATGTGGGGGGAGCACGCCTAGAACGGCGAGCCGCCACCGATCCCGATCAGTACAGCCTCGG GTCGTATACGTCGATGCAGGACTGCCGGGGTATCTACGCGGGCTGCCCCACGGTGCTGTCGTCCCCCAGCTCTGAGGAGCTGACCCAGGATCAGGGCGATCGTGTGTCGCTGGATGCGGCCGACAGTGGGCGTGGCTCCTGGACATCCTGCTCGTCCGGTTCCCACGACAACATCCAGACCATGCAGCAGGGCCGCAGCTGGGAGACGTTGGCCTTTGGCGGGGGGCTTCCGCCCGCTGGCGGTCCGGAGGCCCTGCTGTGGGCAACGCAGGCGCGGGGCAGTTGGGCGTCGGTCGGCTCCTCGTCATCGTCGTCCGCCGCCTACTGGGGTGAGGACTCGGAGGGAGACACAGGCACCATCAAGAGGCGCGGCGGCAAGGATGTCAACGCCGACCCCGAGACCAGCAGCATCACATCCACCGGGTCCGAGGACGCCAAGCAGATGGGGCGGCCCTCGCCCTCGCCCATCACTGCCGCCTGTAAAGGACTCCTCT CCCGGAAAGAGGGGCGGTATCGCGAACCTCCCCCGACGCCACCCGGCTACACGGCGCTGACCATCTCTGAACTGGCGGATGGCCAGACGCCGTCCCCTCCGGGCCTCAATTCGAC
- the rapgef2b gene encoding rap guanine nucleotide exchange factor 2 isoform X7, which yields MKPLAAVDTNGVPSQQDKSPATENEPGDMDLSGLPETAVDSEEDDDEEDIERASDPLMSRDIVRDCLEKDPMDRTDDDIEQLLEFMHQLPAFANMTMSVRRELCAVMVFAVVERAGTIVLNDGEELDSWSVILNGSVEVTYPEGRTEILCMGNSFGVSPTMEKEYMKGAMKTKVDDCQFVCIAQQDYCCILNQVEKNMQKVEEEGEIVMVKEHRELDRTGTRKGHIVIKGTSERLTMHLVEEHSVVDPTYIEDFLLTYRTFLSSPMVVGKKLLEWFHDPSLRDKVTRVVLLWVNNHFNDFEGDAAMTHFLEEFENNLEREKMCGHLRLLNIACAAKAKPRVVTLTKASREADLAFSLLGGQDKGFRVFIDTVEAGSKAAEAGLKRGDQILEVNGQNFENVQLSKANEILKNNTHLSITVKTNLLVFKELLTRPEQELHSDVDGEDEHDRKNGAPHLPKIGDIKKASRYSIPDLAVDVEQVMGLEKASKKVKSNSVGGRNKLKKIFDKTLTSILPPKHPYNDVCVGQSQDDSIVGMKQSKQIPPALPVSSNLSSSNPDLLQSHHRILDFNNQPVPVNLNMSDQVLRVFKADQQSRYIMIGKDTTAKEVVTQAIREFALTAAPEAYSLCEVSVTPEGVIKQRRLPDQLSKLADRIQLSGRYYLKSNMETETLCSDEEAQDLLREGQISLLQLSTVEVATQLSMRAFQLFCAIEPTEYIDDLFKLRPRLCAATSLKRFEEAINHETFWVATEVTREPNQLKRMKTVKHFIKIALHCRECKNFNSMFAIISGLNLAPVSRLRGTWEKLPSKYEKLFGDLQDLFDPSRNMAKYRNVLNSQNLQPPIIPLFPVIKKDLTFLHEGNDSKVDGLVNFEKLRMIAKEIRHVGRMASVNMDPNLMFRTRKKKWRSLGSLSQGSANAAVLDVNQTGGHKKRVRRSSFLNAKKLYEDAQMARKVKQYLSNLSLETNEESLQTLSLQCESSVSTLPKNSGVRRADTSPVVSRAASQQRGQLAKGSQALQVPAVALYPSRKKVPVKDLPPFGTSSPQSLKKILSLSEEASERHRRHPDDSTVSNASSQLPSPPGSPQSSPKKGYNRMGDSYSYSDCSQSEMSSRSSLLSNLSFEDERRLRHSGGVAESHVGGARLERRAATDPDQYSLGSYTSMQDCRGIYAGCPTVLSSPSSEELTQDQGDRVSLDAADSGRGSWTSCSSGSHDNIQTMQQGRSWETLAFGGGLPPAGGPEALLWATQARGSWASVGSSSSSSAAYWGEDSEGDTGTIKRRGGKDVNADPETSSITSTGSEDAKQMGRPSPSPITAACKGLLSRKEGRYREPPPTPPGYTALTISELADGQTPSPPGLNSTMSVTTTPSSRRPPDYTTALQRSRMVTQSPDSEAHQTTSKQRGNGLRRGRNDEEDDEAPAEEEDEEEGESPKLVALRKPRAQRTPRPPWP from the exons GCCACCGAGAACGAACCAGGCGACATGGACCTGAGCGGCCTGCCTGAGACGGCTGTCGACTCTgaagaggacgacgacgaggaggacaTCGAGCGAGCGTCGGACCCCCTCATGAGCCGGGACATTGTTCGAGACTGCCTGGAGAAGGACCCCATGGACAGGACGGACGATGACATAG AACAATTACTGGAGTTCATGCATCAGCTGCCAGCCTTTGCCAACATGACCATGTCGGTACGGCGTGAACTGTGCGCTGTCATGGTCTTTGCCGTGGTTGAGCGCGCCGGTACCATTGTTCTCAACGACGGCGAGGAG CTCGATTCTTGGTCAGTGATCTTGAACGGCTCGGTGGAGGTGACATACCCCGAGGGGCGCACGGAGATCCTGTGCATGGGCAACAGTTTCGGGGTGTCGCCCACTATGGAGAAGGAGTACATGAAGGGGGCCATGAAGACCAAAGTGGACGACTGCCAG TTTGTGTGCATAGCCCAGCAGGACTACTGCTGCATTCTGAACCAGGTGGAGAAGAACATGCAgaaggtggaggaggaaggTGAGATCGTCATGGTCAAGGAACACCGAGAACTGGATCGAACTGGCACCAGGAAAGGACACATTGTCATCAAG GGAACTTCGGAGCGACTGACCATGCACCTGGTAGAGGAGCACTCAGTGGTGGACCCCACCTATATCGAAGACTTCCTTTTGACGTACAGGACCTTCCTGTCCAGCCCCATGGTGGTCGGCAAGAAGCTGCTGGAGTGGTTCCATGACCCCAGTCTCAGGGATAAG GTGACACGGGTGGTCTTGCTGTGGGTGAACAACCACTTCAATGACTTCGAGGGTGACGCCGCCATGACTCACTTTCTGGAGGAGTTTGAAAACAACCTGGAGAGAGaa AAAATGTGCGGCCACCTGCGGCTATTGAACATCGCGTGTGCTGCCAAAGCTAAGCCCCGCGTGGTGACGCTGACGAAAGCATCCAGAGAGGCTGACCTCGCCTTCAGCCTGCTGGGAGGACAAGACAAAGGCTTCAGAGTCTTCATCGACACTGTGGAGGCTGGGAGCAAGGCGGCAGAGGCAGGGCTCAAGAGAGGGGATCAG ATCTTGGAGGTGAATGGACAGAACTTTGAGAATGTCCAACTCAGTAAAGCCAATGAGATACTGAAGAACAACACACACTTGTCCATAACTGTGAAAACCAACCTTTTAG TCTTTAAAGAGCTGCTAACCAGGCCCGAGCAGGAGCTCCACAGCGACGTCGACGGTGAAGACGAGCATGACCGGAAGAATGGCGCGCCACACCTGCCCAAGATCGGCGACATCAAAAAAGCCAGCCGCTACTCCATACCTGACTTGGCGGTGGATGTGGAGCAAGTGATGGGCCTGGAGAAGGCTAGCAAGAAGGTCAAGAGCAACTCTGTGGGCGGACGCAATAAGCtcaagaaaatatttgacaaGACGCTTACCAGCATCCTGCCTCCCAAACACCCTTACAA CGATGTGTGCGTGGGCCAATCGCAGGATGACAGCATTGTGGGCATGAAGCAGTCCAAGCAGATCCCACCGGCGCTGCCCGTCAGCAGCAACTTATCCTCGTCCAACCCCGACCTGCTTCAGTCCCACCACCGCATCCTCGACTTCAACAACCAGCCTG TGCCGGTCAACCTAA ATATGTCCGACCAGGTGCTGCGGGTTTTTAAGGCAGACCAGCAGTCGCGTTACATTATGATCGGCAAGGACACCACGGCCAAGGAGGTGGTGACCCAGGCCATCCGAGAGTTTGCTCTGACGGCCGCACCCGAGGCCTACTCGCTGTGCGAGGTGTCGGTCACACCTGAGGGTGTCATTAAGCAGAGGCGGCTGCCTGACCAGCTCTCCAAGCTGGCGGACAGGATACAGCTGAGCGGCAG GTACTACCTGAAAAGCAACATGGAGACGGAGACACTGTGCTCGGACGAGGAGGCCCAGGACCTCCTACGCGAGGGCCAGATTTCTCTGCTGCAGCTCAGCACAGTGGAGGTGGCCACACAGCTGTCCATGCGCGCCTTCCAACTCTTCTGCGCCATCGAGCCCACCGAGTACATCGACGACCTGTTCAAGTTGCGCCCCAGGTTATGCGCCGCCACCAGCCTCAAGCGATTCGAGGAGGCCATTAACCACGAGACCTTCTGGGTGGCCACCGAGGTCACACGGGAGCCCAACCAGCTCAAGCGCATGAAGACCGTCAAGCACTTCATCAAGATTGCACTGCACTGCCGCGAGTGCAAGAATTTCAACTCCATGTTTGCCATCATCAG CGGTTTGAACTTAGCTCCTGTCTCTCGCCTTCGAGGAACTTGGGAGAAGCTGCCCAGCAAGTATGAGAAGCTCTTTGGCGACCTGCAGGATTTGTTCGACCCCTCCAGGAACATGGCCAAGTACCGAAACGTCCTCAACAGCCAGAACTTGCAACCGCCAATCATCCCGCTCTTCCCCGTCATCAAGAAGGACCTCACCTTCCTCCATGAAG GTAATGACTCCAAAGTTGACGGCCTGGTGAACTTCGAGAAGCTGCGAATGATCGCCAAAGAGATCCGCCATGTGGGCCGCATGGCCTCGGTCAACATGGACCCCAACCTCATGTTCAGGACAAG GAAGAAGAAGTGGAGAAGTTTAGG CTCCCTCAGTCAAGGCAGTGCCAATGCGGCCGTGCTGGACGTGAACCAGACGGGCGGCCACAAGAAGCGCGTGCGGCGCAGCTCCTTCCTCAATGCCAAGAAGCTGTACGAGGATGCCCAGATGGCACGCAAGGTCAAGCAGTATCTGAGCAACCTCAGCCTGGAGACCAACGAGGAGAGCCTGCAGACGCTCTCGCTCCAGTGCGAGTCCTCCGTCAGTACGC TGCCCAAGAACTCGGGGGTCCGTCGCGCAGACACGTCCCCCGTGGTGTCCAGAGCAGCCAGCCAGCAGAGGGGACAGCTGGCCAAAGGCTCCCAGGCCCTGCAGGTGCCCGCCGTGGCCCTGTACCCGTCACGGAAGAAGGTGCCCGTCAAGGACCTGCCTCCCTTTG GCACCAGCTCCCCGCAGTCTCTGAAGAAGATCCTATCTCTGTCGGAAGAGGCCAGCGAGCGTCATCGCAGGCATCCTGACGATTCCACGGTGTCCAACGCTTCGTCTCAGCTCCCCTCGCCGCCTGGCTCCCCGCAGAGCTCCCCCAAGAAAG GTTACAACCGTATGGGCGACTCATACTCATACTCGGACTGCAGTCAGAGTGAAATGTCGTCTCGCTCCAGCCTTCTCAGTAACTTGTCCTTTGAGGACGAGCGGCGGTTGAGGCATTCGGGGGGCGTCGCCGAGTCCCATGTGGGGGGAGCACGCCTAGAACGGCGAGCCGCCACCGATCCCGATCAGTACAGCCTCGG GTCGTATACGTCGATGCAGGACTGCCGGGGTATCTACGCGGGCTGCCCCACGGTGCTGTCGTCCCCCAGCTCTGAGGAGCTGACCCAGGATCAGGGCGATCGTGTGTCGCTGGATGCGGCCGACAGTGGGCGTGGCTCCTGGACATCCTGCTCGTCCGGTTCCCACGACAACATCCAGACCATGCAGCAGGGCCGCAGCTGGGAGACGTTGGCCTTTGGCGGGGGGCTTCCGCCCGCTGGCGGTCCGGAGGCCCTGCTGTGGGCAACGCAGGCGCGGGGCAGTTGGGCGTCGGTCGGCTCCTCGTCATCGTCGTCCGCCGCCTACTGGGGTGAGGACTCGGAGGGAGACACAGGCACCATCAAGAGGCGCGGCGGCAAGGATGTCAACGCCGACCCCGAGACCAGCAGCATCACATCCACCGGGTCCGAGGACGCCAAGCAGATGGGGCGGCCCTCGCCCTCGCCCATCACTGCCGCCTGTAAAGGACTCCTCT CCCGGAAAGAGGGGCGGTATCGCGAACCTCCCCCGACGCCACCCGGCTACACGGCGCTGACCATCTCTGAACTGGCGGATGGCCAGACGCCGTCCCCTCCGGGCCTCAATTCGAC